In Nymphaea colorata isolate Beijing-Zhang1983 chromosome 3, ASM883128v2, whole genome shotgun sequence, a genomic segment contains:
- the LOC116250891 gene encoding F-box/LRR-repeat protein 12 produces MEAVVDRSSVISDLPDDCLVAIFQHLNCRTDREAFGLTCQRWLQIQNATRLHLKLQSYYDSSAAENYTKQLPRLLSRFHSLYSLSLAGCTLLPDSALKHLYSCGSKLQTLCLDCCFYITANGFSLVFLGCPNLTSISLYRCNVTDAVLEILSHSCLALENVNLSYCVLVTDHGISALSSGCPKLQAVTVSYCKGIRGHGFKDCQQLIYLEADSCSFTTDGLLETASTGCLEYLNISNLRCWNGGDGLGSIGLGGSCLRFLNLRMCRFVGNESVTAIAKGCPLLKEWCLALCHEVKALGWEAIAVNCQNLEILHVNRCRNLCDRGLRALQNGCGSLRVLYMHGCQKLTIVGLESFKCLRGEVEVKAEELMSIGRGIERFLLQSTSTRLS; encoded by the coding sequence ATGGAGGCAGTTGTGGACCGATCTTCTGTAATCTCTGACTTACCTGATGACTGTCTAGTGGCAATATTTCAGCATCTTAACTGCCGTACTGATCGCGAGGCATTTGGATTAACCTGCCAGCGCTGGCTTCAGATCCAGAATGCAACTCGTCTGCACTTAAAGCTTCAATCGTATTATGATTCTAGTGCTGCAGAAAACTACACTAAACAACTCCCCCGCCTTCTATCCCGCTTTCATTCTTTGTACTCCCTCAGCCTGGCTGGATGCACTCTGTTACCTGATTCAGCACTGAAACATTTGTATTCTTGTGGCTCCAAGCTGCAGACCTTGTGTCTTGACTGTTGCTTTTATATTACAGCAAATGGGTTTTCATTGGTATTCTTGGGATGCCCTAATCTCACATCCATCAGTTTATATCGGTGTAATGTCACTGATGCAGTGCTAGAGATCCTGAGTCATTCTTGCTTGGCATTGGAAAATGTGAATCTTTCATATTGCGTGCTTGTTACTGATCATGGTATCTCAGCCCTTTCCAGTGGTTGTCCTAAACTTCAGGCAGTAACTGTTTCATATTGTAAGGGAATAAGGGGACATGGGTTCAAGGACTGTCAGCAGCTCATATATTTGGAAGCTGATTCGTGTTCATTCACAACAGATGGCCTCCTGGAAACCGCTAGCACTGGCTGTCTTGAGTACTTGAACATTTCAAATTTGAGATGCTGGAATGGTGGTGATGGCCTAGGCTCCATTGGTCTAGGTGGGAGCTGCTTGAGATTTCTAAATCTGCGCATGTGCCGCTTTGTTGGCAATGAATCTGTGACAGCGATTGCAAAAGGGTGTCCATTGCTGAAGGAATGGTGTTTAGCCCTGTGCCATGAAGTGAAGGCCCTTGGTTGGGAGGCTATCGCTGTTAATTGCCAAAATTTGGAGATACTTCATGTAAACAGATGCCGCAATCTTTGTGATAGAGGGCTGCGTGCGCTTCAGAATGGGTGTGGCAGTCTCAGGGTGCTATACATGCATGGTTGTCAAAAGTTAACTATTGTAGGATTGGAGTCATTCAAGTGTTTGAGAGGGGAGGTGGAAGTGAAGGCTGAGGAATTGATGTCTATTGGTCGAGGAATAGAACGTTTCCTTCTTCAGTCTACCTCCACCAGGTTGTCATAG